The Malus domestica chromosome 08, GDT2T_hap1 genomic interval CGATGCATTGTCTTAAAAATCGCAACTCacttaaacagaaaataaataacttttattttacattttattttttaataaattgtaaaaaactTGTTAAATGTTTCCAAGGCCAAGCCCTTGCCTAGGCGCCGCCTAGAAGCCTAGGCGTTAGATCTCTGCCCTGCCATCCAACTTAAATCTCGAATCGATGAAATGATCAGTTTTTAGTatgcatatcatcaacataaaattCTGATCAATTTAGCAAGGGGAATTTGATTAACCAATTCCCCTTTTATTATCACATCTTCTTTTGGATTTATTTATTGGAAATTTTATACAAACATAATTTCAATTCATTTTCTTGCTCCTCCAATCCGAGAATACGAACGCATGACTCATGATAGGAATGAACCCAGAAACTGAAACAGAGGAACTAACACATGAAACTCTTCTTAACTAATACACTTTATAAAACTTACTTGTACAGTGACCACCGGCGGAAGCTATTAGCTATGAGATAAAACGTCACCCCACACACCCGAAAAACAACATGTACATTCGACAATATACACCATTGTAATCAGCATCGTTCGACACATAAAAGTTGCGGTAACATCTTTATCAACAGAAAAATTACCACGGCAGTGGTTAGACCCAAAACATTCCGACCAGGAAACAGCGCATATCACATTTCCTTTTCACATGTGTCAGCGAGCAATGGCAGCATACTGTAATCTGTCTCCGCAGGCAAGGGATGGGTGACCTGAATTATACATGCACTGGACAACTGCTGCTGCCAAAGGAGCGAGAACGGTCAATAATCAAAACTGATGTCCCCAAAAATCCAGCAAACCACAAGGGAGCATTCATGCATTTTCGCAACTAACCTCAACAATGCAGGTCATCAAAACGCCCAGAAAACTTCAAGTCACCTCCCCTCTATCAATATCTACAAAAACATGGGTACTACATTCAAATATTAACCAGCAAAAAGCATGCTTCTAAACAACTTGGGACGAAACATTTGTTGTCAACAGTGTCCCGCGAAACCCCTCTTCAGTGTGCTGCGCATCCATTTTCTGGTCAGATAGCTCATCTGTGGAACAATTGTCAAAATGCATGTTTAAGGTTATTGAAGATAATCAATGCAGTAAAAGTTTTCAATCACATCAACTACAAACACTTCCTACGACTTTAAGCATTATATAACAGCATAAAATTACCAGCAATATCTCGGTTCTCATGGATTTCTGAATCATTCACCCAAAGTCTATCACCAGGGAAGATATTCATGTCCGCAAGAGTAGCAGATTCGTCCTCAATTATCCGAGTACCTTTGTGAAGTCCCTGGTTTTCCTTAACAATCTGCATAATTTAAAACAGTAATCAGATGCCacaggaacaaaacaatttggaCAAATAATTAACTCATGCATTGGTGAGTATGCTCGCATCTACGTGTTAGCTTCAAGAAGCATACCCCAAAAGATTCCCATATCATCATTTTCAACTGGTATATGGTTGTGGAACCAGAGACTTTTAAGCTTATTTGATCCCCAGTTTTTGTCCTCCGAGAGCGCTTGGAAACTCGGCGATCTGGATCGAAATTTGTTTGAGATGGTTTTAGAATCGACTTTGGAGCTTCCTTGCCATGCACAAAGTATACATATATGTCCTCGTTGCAATAATCGAGCTTCCGCATTAATTCCCTGCTTTCTCTTTCTCCAATGCAGTCCTCACATATCTATGAAAATTGAGGCACCTAATCAGACGAACAACTTTAAAACTGCTTCTCATAACTATGAATTCTAAATATATGACTCAAAATTTATACAATTTTTGTGCAAAATCGATGTTGCTGCCACTTATTGAGGTTTTATAACTGGAGTCACTAATGATCTGCCAGAAGACTACGCAACCAAAAGGTTCCAGATATTGGAGCATCTACTCTAGCATAAGACAttcttaaatttaaaaagaagCAAGAGAAACATGATATATAACAAGTGTCCTCCACTATGCATGGCAAGAAAACACAACTTAAAATGGTAAGCCTTTACCTCAGGACAAGTCTTAATCATAAGTCGTCTACACTCAACTTCACCATTTACGTGATTTGGAGTACTGAGGTCCTCCTCGCCCATTGGCATCTCTTCGCAAGACCCTGCCAAATTATTTTCTTCAGTACTACTTAACTCTATTTCAGCAGATATTCCTTTCTCTTCAATACCGCCCCATTCCTCACAGAAGGACTTCCAGTCATTCTCAGTAATGAGTATTAACCCATCCACCTATAATCcacaaagagagaaaagaagcaAGAGTTCCCACATTAGAGCATTCTCACAAGTACAAATTTGATCCGCACAATCCCGTGAAAATTAAAAGAACCAGAAAAGGTTTCTTTTATAAGAAACAATAATTTTACAaatgagaaaaacaaaaacaaaaaaagacaagGGAAAGACAAAAAGGACCAACAAGTTCAATCAACAAATATACACAAACTCGCATTTATTCATATGCTTACAGGAGACTTCTGGGAAATCAGACCACGTTTCTGGACCAGATCAACAGGCCTTTCTAGAAGCTGTGAATGCTGAAACAAAGCATCAGGGAGGTTAGAATAATTGCATAACACTAATAACTGAAGAAAAATAAGGCAGACTGAACTGCATGGACCAGGATAGTTTTATTTTTAGAGAAGAGATGAACCAGAATAGTTCTTAAATGCACTACACAATTTCTAGTTCCAGTAAATAGTACATAACTTGATGCCGGGTTTACTCAGCTTATTGAATTTGGACCAATAGTAAGTGTTGTCCAGCCCAAAGTAAAACTACATATGCATTCAGCTTTCAATTACATAAAGACTGCATTTATGAGACTGATGAACATGATTAAGGTCAAAAGCGtgcaaacaaaaaattacaGTCTACTAGAGGTGCCGGATTTCAATAGAAGCACATCCAGAAACGTTCTAAGTTACCTTTTCACACTTTAGCAAATCCATGATGCCGTCTAATGTTTCGGGTTTCTCCACTGAGGAAATATTCTTTCCATTTGCAGTAATGTAGTTTTTCCACTTTGAAAGCCAAGAATTGGGTATCAAGTAATACTTGCAATGCAGAGAAAGTGGCACACTTTTTCCCGTAAGTAGTTTCTCATGAGTCTGGCGCTGTTTGAGCCTCACCAATCTGCAGCAAAAATACCAGTCAACACAATTACACATGCTTAACAGCTCTCCGCTACAAGTAAAAGTTTAAATTACCTTAAAGAATCCTCCATACATGCAACTTCAGATAGCTCATCACTGCATTGGGAACACTGTGCAGAGTCAGAAGGAAATGGAAAACAACCCAAATGATCATCAGGCTTCACTGTTAAAGCATCTTCATAAAGGAAGAGCCAGAGATTCTCAGGAACAAGCAATCTCTTAGCACCAGTGGCGTGTTCAGGCATAAGTTCCCCATGAGGACACCTAATTGAAGCTGTAGGTCCGGCATCGGCTTCAGCTGGAGCATCaagaatttttcttttaagccaCTGTTGTAacctacaaataaaaatgaattagaATCATTAGAGAAAACGAAATATAATGTAGCAGAAGCTATGAGAAGCACAAAAGTATTGAAAAAAAGCATAGTAGCTTTATCTTCTGTAATGcactataattaattaatttatccaTCGATTGTGTGTTCGTATGAGAAAATCCCTAGTAAAAAAAGTCATAGCAAAGTCTCTAGCATAAGAATGAAGAGATCTGAAGGAAGGATAAAAAGCAACAAAACAGTTTGCAGTCATACCATGATTTAGAAACATAATATATTCCACCTGAACACTTCGCTGCAAGTGCATCCTCTGCAACTTGCTTCATTATTATTCTTCTATCCCTATAACTGTCAGCACAGACTACATTTCGAGCACCATCAATAAGGCAAACCATGCAGTAGTCATCATTGGCCAGTTCTGGCCCCCCTTTATACTGAAACAGCATTCAGTTAGACGAGAAAAATCATCAGTAACTAGTATACATTTCATCGGAAGTAAAACTAAAACATGGGAAAGAAAAGcccaataaaaaaacaagagaGGCAAAAGCGAAAAAAGAACATTTGATAATGCCATTATGCCAACACATGAAAAACCAGAAAAAGATGAGCCAAAGTACTAATCTGGAGTGAGAAGGTATGAAGTTGACAGTAAGTAGGGTTCATCACATAAGCATTATGTTACAAATTGGTGTAAGTATTTATAAACAACAGATAGAGTTACACACAATATTAAGCAAGTCCAATAACACATACAAATACCTTAGAGAACAGTTTGGTCCATGCTTTGACTGACAACCTTTTCATGTGGCCAACCTTTGAAACTGGAACTTTTTCATGCAAACATTGGATGGATGTGTTGTCAAGAGCACTGCAAGTGATTACTATGTAAGCCCAAAAAGAAATTGGGAACCAAAAACCCTGACATTGTAGTTCCAgcagaaatcaaattaagaactaAAGCAAAGACACCAAGCATATGCTTACGGTGAAATCATGTTATCAGCCCACTGACGAAGCCAGTCTGTTGATATCCAAAAAAAGGTTTCCTCAAGTTGTTGAACAGGAGCTTCCGACAGAATCGAGCGCACTTCGTGTCTTCGTTCTGTGATATTAttcatctcttcttctttcttaaaTTTGTATTGCTCACAAGCATCAAGATATGATGCATTAAAACTTTCAATCTCATCACAAAGATGAGATGGAAGAGAACTACAAACAGTATCACCTTGTATCTTCCTATTATTGGCATTACATTCCACATGCACTTTCTCTTCACCCTTCCGGGAACGACTGAGACTATACATCAGCATATATGCATCAGCACATGAAAATGTCTCTACATGACTGGTAATAGATTCTGAAGGTTGTTGGTGAATGACATCCACATTATCACCATTTGAAATAGCATTCTTTTGTTCCATGCAAGATCGATCAACAGGTTCCGGTTTAACAGGCTTGGTATTGGAATTTGAAGTCCCTTCTCCAAACGGATGAGAACCCAAGTTTGAGACCTGCTCATCGTCAAATTCCCACCATTGCCCTGTCTTCTCATCCTTGACATGCGCTACATAGTGGCCACTGTTAACTGCAGTTCCCTTGTGAATCAGCACAGCTGACAAGTCATATACTGATTCACCCTGAGACGGGTCAGATAGCCTCTTCCTCATATCAAGTACTCCAGGAAAACTAAATGCAGAAGTAATTTTCTTCTTGGTTGTAGTCTATTGACACAAATCAATAtagaataaaatattaaaaagaataaaataactaTTAACCACAAATCAATGACTATGTCAACAATAAACCATATAACAAACAAGAATACAACCTCTACTCTGCATCAATATCAAGCATGTGTGGTATATAAAATAGAGCTTACATGACTTTTTTGTGATCATTCGCGATTTCAACAATTGATAATTATAACTACAAAATGAAAACTATGCATTACCAAGGATCTCATAACTACCTTTGGAAGAAAAACATATCGCTTAAGCTGAAAGTTCAGAACATCAGGCAATGTGCGCAACTTGATGCTTCGAGTAGCATCGACTCTTGATTTACAAGACTCACAAAAATATTGATTCTCTCCATGGAGCTCTTCAACACTAAGGTAATCATCTAAACTCTCACCCAAACTTTTCAAACCCTTCACATTCAACTCCAACTCATAGAAGTCTTCCATGTTTGAAGAAGCTTCAGAGTCTTTTCCACATTGTGAGCACCTAAGTACATGCAAGTGGAAATAACATAAAGATAAGGAGAGATTTCAGAAACAATACAAGCACAAAGTAAAAGGCCATAATACGAAGAAGTATAATTCTACTCCAATCAGGTTCAGTCTTTACCTAGTAACATGTGATACACTTCCACGGAAAAGATCTTGAACAATAGATTTTGCCCTTGAAACTTTAGAGTTGCTCAGACAACGTTCAAGCAAAGAAAGAAGTAAGGTCAGAAACTCATGACTGTCCTGTTGAACTCCATTATCTAACTCCAGTGTTTTTACAAATGGAGATGAGTCTATAAAAGCCAATTTACTGGCATGCAACTGAGCAAAAAGCCGAGAAAGCTGATTCAACACTGGCTGCTGTTCCAAAACCTCAGGTTCAACCAAGAAGATACCTTCACGGAAGGACTTGTTCATGTACAAACATTGGAGTATGCTATTAGCATAGCATGTTGCACCCAGATTTGTGAGGCCTGCAGGAGAATCGGCAGAAGGACGAAGGTCCTGAGAAGGATCTGGGCCCAGAGTTTGCAGAATCTCTGATGTCTTCTGCCATAGGCCTGATTTCCTACTTCCATTCGGAGGTGGAATTAGCCCACAAAAGCAGTTTGGGTTATCTTTAGAATTCACACGGCAGCCTTGACAAACTGGCTTTGAAATTTGGTATAGCGTATATATATCCTCATTTGTAATTTCACCTGTTGCATGTATTTTCCTACACAATACCAACCATAATATGAGCCCCATAACAAGGGTGCATATCAAGCAACCGATAACTCTTCTTAACATAAAACGGCAAATGTTTCTACCTCAATATTTCGGAAGTGTTGTCAACATTATCTCCTTGTCTGTTTCGTTTATTTTTACTGCGCGTACTTGGTCGGCTCATTTTAACAACCGACCAACCCTGCAATGGACATGTGCTCAAAACATGAATTCTTAGGAATACTAAGAAGTAAACATGGGCTTGCACGCACACACTCCCACGCACGCACACACttccacacacgcacacaattGGAATGAAGATCACAAATTATACGCTCTATAATATTCGGCAATCATCTTTTATACAATGGGATGTAGTCAAAGTGTACAAAGAGTACCATTGCAAAACTGGCATTCACGAAAAGGGTGCCCAAAAGCTCGCATACTAAACCAAACATGTTCGATATCTTCAATGTGGGATGTGGGATGTAGGAATCCTAACACGGTTTAAAGGCCACCCGAAAAAACTAATTTTCAAGTGTTCCTAGCTTtatgtatatttatttttatttttttaaattgaagctTTGAAATATACACTTTTCGATACTCCCAAATAAGAACATGTTCTTGTTTGCCACAAACATAAGCTTGCATTCTGATAAATTCCAGATGCAATGATTTCCACCATGCACTTTCAAagcatatgaaaaataaaacgAGTTCCTACGAATGATCTTCAAGCAGCAGTAtctataagaaataaaaataaaaataaccctAGAAACCACAAGAACGAGAAAAAAACAGGATGatcgaaacaaacaaacaaaaaaaaagcaatcaAATCAAAATTCAAGCATGTTAAAGCAacagaaaatagaaagaaattaaacccaaaaaaatagagggaaaaagCTCAAAAGGGTACCTGGGTTCAGAGGCTGAGGAagcagaagaagaggaaagcttGGACCTTTGGAGCTGAAACTTGAcgaattaataattttttaaattaacaaaaaaataaattgagaaTTTGGGATTCTATTTAGGTCAGCGTGCGAGGGAGGGAGGAATGGCTTCGATTTTTGGTAAACCAAACAACTCGGTTTTGTTTGTAATTTTgctaatttgtaaattaaaataaatatggaTGGAAAAGAAGGTCGAGAATCTTACTCCGGAAGAAACAGTGAGAGCTCTCGTCGGAGACAGAGGAACACAAGTTTTTCACTTTTCAGTTGTGAAATTTGGGAACTTTTGGTCAAAAGATCCAGTCAGAATCTATGGAGATTTTTTACAGTGGGTAGGGGACCAGTCTTTTACGTCTGTTAAATTAGCACTCGGTTGCCCCCATCAACTTTTGGTACAAGTCTCATCAAGGAATGCGTCGGAATTGGTTGGGATAAGATTTTCTaggttaaaaagtaaaaaataatgaaaactacaGTAATCGACTTTAAAATCTCTTAGTTACTAACTTACTAGCATagataaataattaatacaTCTATATCGTAATACTAAATGATAGTGGTATGTACAATTTTTAGAATAATGCCTGTTTTAAGGAAGGATGGGTTGAGAAGGATTATGagattattttcttctttttttgggcAATATATGAGATTATATTTCTCCGCAAACTTTTCAGAATTAATGGTTGATTTGTAAGAACATGACTTgtgaatgaatttaatatatttcCAAGCTTGTTATATTCATATTATAGAAATACGTTAACTTTATACGAAAATGAGATAACCATGAAGAGCTAATTTGAAAACCTATAtgccccttcttttttttcaaacgaTACATTATGTTATATTAGATATTAAATTAACCGCCAATGAGATTTGAACCTAC includes:
- the LOC114826542 gene encoding ubiquitin carboxyl-terminal hydrolase 26-like isoform X2, producing the protein MSRPSTRSKNKRNRQGDNVDNTSEILRKIHATGEITNEDIYTLYQISKPVCQGCRVNSKDNPNCFCGLIPPPNGSRKSGLWQKTSEILQTLGPDPSQDLRPSADSPAGLTNLGATCYANSILQCLYMNKSFREGIFLVEPEVLEQQPVLNQLSRLFAQLHASKLAFIDSSPFVKTLELDNGVQQDSHEFLTLLLSLLERCLSNSKVSRAKSIVQDLFRGSVSHVTRCSQCGKDSEASSNMEDFYELELNVKGLKSLGESLDDYLSVEELHGENQYFCESCKSRVDATRSIKLRTLPDVLNFQLKRYVFLPKTTTKKKITSAFSFPGVLDMRKRLSDPSQGESVYDLSAVLIHKGTAVNSGHYVAHVKDEKTGQWWEFDDEQVSNLGSHPFGEGTSNSNTKPVKPEPVDRSCMEQKNAISNGDNVDVIHQQPSESITSHVETFSCADAYMLMYSLSRSRKGEEKVHVECNANNRKIQGDTVCSSLPSHLCDEIESFNASYLDACEQYKFKKEEEMNNITERRHEVRSILSEAPVQQLEETFFWISTDWLRQWADNMISPALDNTSIQCLHEKVPVSKVGHMKRLSVKAWTKLFSKYKGGPELANDDYCMVCLIDGARNVVCADSYRDRRIIMKQVAEDALAAKCSGGIYYVSKSWLQQWLKRKILDAPAEADAGPTASIRCPHGELMPEHATGAKRLLVPENLWLFLYEDALTVKPDDHLGCFPFPSDSAQCSQCSDELSEVACMEDSLRLVRLKQRQTHEKLLTGKSVPLSLHCKYYLIPNSWLSKWKNYITANGKNISSVEKPETLDGIMDLLKCEKHSQLLERPVDLVQKRGLISQKSPVDGLILITENDWKSFCEEWGGIEEKGISAEIELSSTEENNLAGSCEEMPMGEEDLSTPNHVNGEVECRRLMIKTCPEVPQFS
- the LOC114826542 gene encoding ubiquitin carboxyl-terminal hydrolase 26-like isoform X1; its protein translation is MSRPSTRSKNKRNRQGDNVDNTSEILRKIHATGEITNEDIYTLYQISKPVCQGCRVNSKDNPNCFCGLIPPPNGSRKSGLWQKTSEILQTLGPDPSQDLRPSADSPAGLTNLGATCYANSILQCLYMNKSFREGIFLVEPEVLEQQPVLNQLSRLFAQLHASKLAFIDSSPFVKTLELDNGVQQDSHEFLTLLLSLLERCLSNSKVSRAKSIVQDLFRGSVSHVTRCSQCGKDSEASSNMEDFYELELNVKGLKSLGESLDDYLSVEELHGENQYFCESCKSRVDATRSIKLRTLPDVLNFQLKRYVFLPKTTTKKKITSAFSFPGVLDMRKRLSDPSQGESVYDLSAVLIHKGTAVNSGHYVAHVKDEKTGQWWEFDDEQVSNLGSHPFGEGTSNSNTKPVKPEPVDRSCMEQKNAISNGDNVDVIHQQPSESITSHVETFSCADAYMLMYSLSRSRKGEEKVHVECNANNRKIQGDTVCSSLPSHLCDEIESFNASYLDACEQYKFKKEEEMNNITERRHEVRSILSEAPVQQLEETFFWISTDWLRQWADNMISPALDNTSIQCLHEKVPVSKVGHMKRLSVKAWTKLFSKYKGGPELANDDYCMVCLIDGARNVVCADSYRDRRIIMKQVAEDALAAKCSGGIYYVSKSWLQQWLKRKILDAPAEADAGPTASIRCPHGELMPEHATGAKRLLVPENLWLFLYEDALTVKPDDHLGCFPFPSDSAQCSQCSDELSEVACMEDSLRLVRLKQRQTHEKLLTGKSVPLSLHCKYYLIPNSWLSKWKNYITANGKNISSVEKPETLDGIMDLLKCEKHSQLLERPVDLVQKRGLISQKSPVDGLILITENDWKSFCEEWGGIEEKGISAEIELSSTEENNLAGSCEEMPMGEEDLSTPNHVNGEVECRRLMIKTCPEICEDCIGERESRELMRKLDYCNEDIYVYFVHGKEAPKSILKPSQTNFDPDRRVSKRSRRTKTGDQISLKVSGSTTIYQLKMMIWESFGIVKENQGLHKGTRIIEDESATLADMNIFPGDRLWVNDSEIHENRDIADELSDQKMDAQHTEEGFRGTLLTTNVSSQVV